GGCCTTCGGTGCCGAGGTCGCCATGACCTCAGCCGATCATCCGACCGGCTCCGACCGCCTGGCCGAGGTGGCGCGCACGCTCGAAGAAGACGTGATCGTGAACATCCAGGGCGACGAGCCGATGATCGAGGGCTTCGTGGTGGACGCCGCCGTCGAGGCATTATTGGAAGCTCCCAACCTGCCGATGGCGACGGTGGTGCATGCCGCGGAGGCGGAAGCGCTGGGCGACCCGAATCGGGTCAAGGTAGCCCTGGCCGAGAACCGCGACGCCCTCTACTTCTCTCGCAGTCCGATCCCCCATCGTCGTCAGGGAGCCCCCGCGCCTCCCATCTGGCAGCACATCGGCCTCTACGCCTACAGACGTCCCTTCCTCCTCGAGTACGTCCGCCTGGCACCCACACCCCTCGAACGCAGCGAAGCGCTCGAGCAGCTCCGGGCCCTGGAGCACGGCTACCGCATCCGCTGCGCCATCATCGAAGGCTGGCAGAGCATCCCCGTCGACACGCCGGCAGACGTTGCACGGGTCGAAGACGCCCTGTCGCGCCGCGGCGCGAGTTCACCAAGACCAGGCCGCGGGCGGTGAGCCCTGGCCGGGCACTGGTCCGGAACTCCGCACTCTTCCTTCTTTCCGGGGCGGGCGCCCTCGTCGTCGAAACCCTCTGGCTTCGGGAATTCCGTCTGCTGCTGGGCGCGACAGCGCCCGCAGTCTCGGCGACCTTGGTGGCATTCTTCGCGGGGCAGGCCCTCGGTGCGTCCTGGGGCGGGCGGTTGGCCGCGCGTTCCCGGCGTCCGCTTGCGGTATACGGCGGGCTCGAGCTGGGCGCGGCTGTTGCCGCTGCGGCGGTTCCGCTGCTGTTGTGGTTGCTGCGCGGCCTCGTGGACGGTGCGTCCGATGCACTTCGCGATGCGCCCGGCGCACTCGTCGCCTTGCGCTTCGGCGCGGCGTTGGTCGCGGCGGCGCCCGCGGGCGTGTTGTTGGGTGCAACGCTTCCGCCGCTCGTTTCCAGCTGTGTCGGATCAGGTGTCTCATTGGGCCGTGCTGCGGCAACACTGCTCTGTGCCAATACGCTCGGGGCAGCAACCGGCGCGGCCCTGGCCAGCTTCGTGCTGCCGGAGTTGCTGGGCGTGCAGACGGGCTACGGCCTGGGTGTACTGGCGTTGGCATTGGCGGGTGGCATCGGTTGGATGTCGGCGGGCCCCGCCCCTTCCTCGGAATCCGCTGAACCACTGAAGGAGACGACTCCCGACCCGC
The sequence above is a segment of the bacterium genome. Coding sequences within it:
- the kdsB gene encoding 3-deoxy-manno-octulosonate cytidylyltransferase; the protein is MSNVRAVGVVPARWASSRFPGKPLVEIAGRPMIEHVVEGARQAKRLSRVLVATDDERIARACTAFGAEVAMTSADHPTGSDRLAEVARTLEEDVIVNIQGDEPMIEGFVVDAAVEALLEAPNLPMATVVHAAEAEALGDPNRVKVALAENRDALYFSRSPIPHRRQGAPAPPIWQHIGLYAYRRPFLLEYVRLAPTPLERSEALEQLRALEHGYRIRCAIIEGWQSIPVDTPADVARVEDALSRRGASSPRPGRGR